From the Aerococcus viridans genome, the window AATATGAGTCATAGCCCACGCCCAATAGTAGGTTTTGCCTAATTCCGCTAATAATGCTACTAAACGCATAGCAAAATTATCTTCTTTAACATTCACTTGCCCATCCATAGGGACAAAGTTCACAATATTTTTAACGTCTACTCGATGTCCGATAATTTTCTGATTAACTTCTTGTAAGCCCACTACATCGATATCCCATTCAGCAATCGATTGCGCAATAAAAGCTAATTTTTGATCTTGATTTTCTTCACCATAAGAATGAGTATTTAATGTTAACAGTTTCAACTAAATTAACGCTCCTTTTTATTCATTTTGATATCAGTAACTTGTCTATTTAATTCGATTATAACTCAAACCCTTTAATTCACAAAAACATAATGTGAAGTGAAGTCAAATCCTCTATTAACAATCAGACATTAGCTACCCGTACTAATCCGCCAGATAGCAAAACGAATAAAGGCTGCAATCAATAGCATGGCCATTTCACCAGCAAAGCGGCTAATATTATGCTTTGGTGATTTGAAAAGGACTTGGAAGGCATCTCCTAGTCTCACTTTTAAAATTACAACACTAAAGGCAATTAAAATAAAAATCAAGATGGCCATTCCGGTGTTGCCAATCAATAAAAACCCAATCAAGATAAGTAATAAACTGATATAAAATTGCCCTAGACTATCTTGTGTTTGGTCAATTTGATCCCACTTAGATTTGATTAAAAAGCCCCCAAAAGGCAGGATACATACAGACATTAGTGAAATCACTGTAAAGACATTCGTGGTCAAGTTTTCTAGTAAACCCAGTCCTTGCGCGTTGCCTTGGAAAGTTAATAGGGCAACATATAAGATGGGTGCAATAACCAGCAATATAATCACAAAATGTACCATTCTACTTAAATTTTTTCTAGTCATAGGTCACGCTCCTCATTTTCTTTCTGTAATCGTTCTTGTTTTCGCACATATTCAAAATAGGCAATTGCTAATAAGTTGGTGGCTTGGTGGATAGGTAACATAGATGCAAAGGCTTCATCCTTATAATCAAAGCGTGTTGTTTTAAAATAGATTGTATAATCGGCTAAGCTAGCTAATAAACTGGTATGCATTTCACTCACCGCGATCAGGATGGCCCCTTTACTCTTAAAGATTTTCAATTCTCGTTCAATCAAAGCCACATTGCCACTAAAAGACGCCACAATCAGCACATCTCCAGGTTTAATAGATGCACTTGCAATTTTTAGTTCCAAAGGTGCTGAAATATCGATAGAAAATTTATTGTTCAATAAAATACTTCTTCTAAAATCGTTTAAAGCGTTCTTTTGCGCCCATCCAGTCCCATATAAGAAGACATTATCCGCATCAAAAATACTTTCAACAATGGGGTCAACCTGCATATTACTGAACATCTTAAAGGTATCTTGGGTATCGGCTGCTAACTGCCCCATTGGATCAATTTCACTATCATGCCGTTGATTTTCTGCTTCATTGTTGAGGTAGAATTTGAATTCCGCATAACCTGAAAAGCCAATTTTTTGGGTGAAACGGGAAATCGTCGATTTTGAAACAGCCAAAATCCTTGCTAATTCAGTGATAGACATCTTCCTAACCGTCTGACTATGCTTCATGATATAGTCAAAAATATAGATTTCATTTTCAGTTA encodes:
- a CDS encoding MurR/RpiR family transcriptional regulator produces the protein MKPIENIYNDLYSKLTENEIYIFDYIMKHSQTVRKMSITELARILAVSKSTISRFTQKIGFSGYAEFKFYLNNEAENQRHDSEIDPMGQLAADTQDTFKMFSNMQVDPIVESIFDADNVFLYGTGWAQKNALNDFRRSILLNNKFSIDISAPLELKIASASIKPGDVLIVASFSGNVALIERELKIFKSKGAILIAVSEMHTSLLASLADYTIYFKTTRFDYKDEAFASMLPIHQATNLLAIAYFEYVRKQERLQKENEERDL